The following proteins are encoded in a genomic region of Lytechinus variegatus isolate NC3 chromosome 7, Lvar_3.0, whole genome shotgun sequence:
- the LOC121418630 gene encoding LOW QUALITY PROTEIN: tyrosyl-DNA phosphodiesterase 1-like (The sequence of the model RefSeq protein was modified relative to this genomic sequence to represent the inferred CDS: deleted 1 base in 1 codon), with translation MANLADDEDLALKLQQQYDMEEEREHQDLMMARALAAGHDISDSDDDRPSTNKKSSFLSEHTVSDSDSDATYIEDEDVLNTNDNHPTTRQAKRKLESDSDSGPQNEDEDRRGKKKTGVKTKSQEKKSLISQSTKRLKKEDTVIIEEGETSMPRGSKEECHYGSKCYRKNPSHLEEYTHQGKKSPGKPSPKRQKSEGKKYPLSCPEAIKESSPYGFLLTKVEGIASTYNNQYAVHIKDILDPCMGKLVESAQFNYMFDIPWLMKQYPREFRDKPLLIVHGEQREGKIALHEAAHPFPNIKLCQARLDIMYGTHHSKMMFLLYANGMRVVIHTANIIEMDWHQKTQGVWISPLFPKLPSAKQTASDGESPTFFKRDLLAYLTAYRAPSLQPWKDHITQHDLSGAKVFLIASVPGRHIGESKDKWGHLKVRKILRQYGPDKHLVQAWPVIGQFSSIGSLGADKTKWLCAEFLQSMSSVKGQSGTFTSNADTRHMKLIYPCSDNVRTSLEGYPAGGSLPYSIQTAKKQPYLHQFFFQWKASRMGRSRASPHIKSYSRLSPDNKEIAWFMVTSANLSKAAWGVFEKNGSQLMIRSYEIGVMMIPCSFDKTWKTFPLVDGHGQKEFSLPWDVPLTPYSKSDRPWIWDIPYTDKPDSHGNAWVPGRR, from the exons TATGACATGGAGGAAGAGCGAGAACACCAAGACTTAATGATGGCCAGAGCTTTAGCCGCTGGACATGATATATCCGATTCAGATGATGACAGAccttcaacaaataaaaaatcaagcTTTCTATCTGAACATACTGTCAGCGACTCAGACTCTGATGCCACGTACATTGAAGACGAAGATGTGTTAAACACCAATGACAACCATCCGACGACGAGACAAGCAAAGCGGAAACTGGAATCCGATTCGGATTCAGGCCCACAAAATGAGGATGAAGATCggagaggaaagaagaaaactgGAGTAAAAACTAAATCCCAGGAGAAGAAATCATTGATATCACAGTCCACAAAGAGATTGAAGAAAGAGGACACGGTGATCATCGAGGAAGGAGAAACCAGCATGCCCCGTGGGTCGAAAGAGGAGTGCCATTATGGATCCAAATGCTACAGAAAGAACCCTTCTCATTTGGAAGAGTACACACATCAAG GCAAGAAAAGCCCTGGAAAGCCTTCACCCAAGAGACAGAAAtcagaaggaaagaaatatccACTGTCCTGTCCAGAAGCAATTAAGGAGTCATCACCATATGGTTTCCTTCTCACAAAAGTTGAG GGGATTGCGTCAACCTATAATAATCAGTATGCTGTGCATATCAAAG ATATTCTAGATCCGTGCATGggaaaactggtggaatcagcTCAGTTCAACTACATGTTTGACATACCATGGCTAATGAAGCAGTATCCAAGAGAGTTCAG AGATAAACCATTACTGATTGTACATGGAGAGCAGAGGGAAGGAAAAATAGCACTTCATGAAGCAGCGCATCCTTTCCCTAACATCAAACTATGTCAGGCAAGGCTTGATATCATGTATGGTACACACCATAG TAAGATGATGTTTCTTCTCTATGCCAATGGAATGAGAGTAGTGATTCATACGGCTAACATCATTGAGATGGATTGGCATCAGAAAACTCAAGG AGTGTGGATCAGTCCTCTCTTCCCAAAGTTACCTTCAGCCAAACAGACAGCATCGGATGGAGAATCACCCACTTTCTTCAAAAGAGATCTACTAGCCTACCTTACAGCCTACAGAGCACCATCACTGCAGCCATGGAAAGATCATATCACTCAACATGACCTTTCAGGTGCAAA GGTATTTCTAATTGCATCAGTGCCTGGCAGACATATTGGAGAATCCAAAGATAAATGGGGTCATCTCAAAGTCAGAAAG ATTCTACGGCAGTATGGTCCAGACAAACATCTAGTCCAGGCTTGGCCTGTCATTGGTCAGTTTTCCAGTATTGGTTCTCTGGGTGCAGACAAGACCAAATGGCTGTGTGCAGAGTTCCTTCAAAGTATGTCAAGTGTCAAAGGTCAATCAGGGACATTCACCTCCAATGCTGATACAAGACATATGAAGCTG ATCTACCCATGTTCTGATAATGTGCGAACAAGCCTTGAAGGTTACCCTGCTGGTGGATCATTACCATACAGTATACAGACAGCCAAGAAACAGCCATATCTTCACCAATTCTTCTT TCAGTGGAAGGCATCTAGAATGGGTCGTAGCAGAGCCAGCCCTCACATCAAATCCTATTCCAGACTTTCTCCAGATAATAAAGAGATTGCGTGGTTCATGGTGACAAG TGCTAATTTGTCAAAGGCAGCTTGGGGAGTTTTTGAGAAGAATGGCAGTCAGCTGATGATTCGTTCATATGAGATTGGAGTCATGATGATCCCCTGTAGCTTT GATAAGACTTGGAAGACGTTTCCCTTAGTGGATGGGCATGGCCAGAAAGAATTCTCACTCCCTTGGGACGTTCCTCTCACACCATATTCTAAATCAG ATCGACCATGGATCTGGGATATCCCATACACTGATAAGCCTGATTCCCATGGAAACGCTTGGGTGCCTGGAAGAAGATGA
- the LOC121418063 gene encoding kappa-type opioid receptor-like: MGAEAVSLTSSATTESDWGTSVTPGGSPDATFKGFALEDDNSDSLIGLNNTLHEELEDIWDTETSRSEYPGDDTENVGSWSWYSISWTWVTRGELVVGVIGIIGNLLIIIVLFQRRAKSRSTDTLVGALATADLLTSVGLLPIPYAKGVPVSWLGRVYCKLVWLPGYMMPWTFLSGFVLSAISVERYIAVTHPIYFNRILTRRRVSEVVVILWILSILLCIPGSFRADLDKSKCRCAIVELTYAVDMAFSLYTTTIQLFIPAIIMVATQTLIAVKLKAQSKRLRGSKSHHIAASRAVIKLLLIVIIAYLVCWTPFKLIFLLKALLRHQIQANSQIANGAMILAAVNSSINPIIYSIRYQEFRNAVKDLFVGGKVQSKAMFDDPDVNNSTNTRMGRPNP, from the coding sequence ATGGGTGCAGAAGCTGTCTCCCTGACATCCTCGGCGACAACTGAGAGCGATTGGGGAACAAGTGTTACCCCTGGTGGTAGCCCTGACGCAACTTTTAAAGGGTTCGCTCTGGAAGATGATAACAGTGATTCCTTGATAGGTCTGAATAACACGCTGCATGAAGAACTTGAAGATATATGGGATACCGAGACATCAAGGTCCGAATACCCTGGTGATGATACAGAGAATGTTGGCTCATGGTCTTGGTATTCGATATCTTGGACATGGGTCACTCGTGGAGAACTAGTCGTCGGGGTGATCGGGATCATTGGTAACCTTCTGATAATCATTGTTCTTTTTCAGCGGCGCGCTAAGAGCCGATCTACCGACACACTCGTAGGCGCACTTGCGACGGCAGATCTCCTGACCTCGGTTGGGCTGCTTCCTATTCCATATGCCAAAGGTGTTCCGGTATCCTGGCTTGGACGAGTCTACTGCAAACTGGTATGGCTTCCAGGCTACATGATGCCTTGGACATTCCTCTCAGGGTTCGTGCTATCCGCCATCTCTGTTGAGCGTTACATCGCGGTCACCCATCCCATCTACTTTAACAGGATTCTGACCAGACGGCGAGTATCTGAGGTGGTTGTGATTTTATGGATCTTATCAATCTTGCTTTGCATCCCCGGTTCATTCAGAGCTGATCTGGACAAATCGAAATGTCGATGTGCTATTGTGGAACTGACATATGCGGTTGACATGGCATTTTCTCTTTACACTACTACCATCCAACTATTCATACCAGCCATCATTATGGTTGCTACTCAAACCTTAATAGCAGTCAAGCTCAAAGCCCAGTCGAAGCGCTTGAGAGGATCGAAATCACACCATATTGCCGCGAGCAGAGCTGTTATTAAACTGTTGCTCATCGTTATCATTGCGTACCTTGTTTGCTGGACTCcctttaaattgattttcttgCTTAAAGCATTGCTCCGTCATCAAATCCAAGCGAATTCTCAGATTGCCAACGGAGCCATGATCCTAGCTGCTGTCAATTCCAGCATCAACCCAATCATCTACAGCATCCGTTACCAGGAGTTCCGCAATGCTGTCAAGGACTTGTTTGTAGGGGGGAAGGTCCAAAGTAAAGCGATGTTCGATGATCCTGACGTCAATAACTCTACCAATACAAGAATGGGCCGGCCTAACCCTTAA